The sequence TCGTGATTTGATAAGTTAAAAGATCAAGATTTTACTAATTAAAGATCTTTGTTTGAGTTTTATCTACTTAGATATGAATGAACTATTAACCTATTAGAATAGAAAATCTATTGTGTAAGCCCATAATTACTTCTAATCTTATTATTCAAGTAATTATGGGTagattaaaaccctaaataattATTGTATAAGTGAAATAGGTTACTTTGAAAACaaccaaatgaaaattttgattttgatgtttcATTTGGGGGAAACTTgcttaagaataataaataaaaacagtttttaaaaaagtaaatttatttttatttttcaaatgaagtTTCCTTATTTTGGCGTCACACCCAACGGTATTTTCGAATAGGATGAAGTAACGAATATACCAGAGTCCAGACCGTCACTTGGAAGCTTTTCTTTCTCAGGGCTTAAAACTTTGGAAATTCCCAAAATTTCCTCTAAATCCTCCCCAAATGTTTCCAATATTACCTTTCTGCCTCTTCTTCGTCCTCGCTCCTCCTCTCCTCGCATCTTCTTCTCCAGTCTCCATAACCCTAACCGCCAAAACCTTAGCCAAATCGGGCGACTCGATCCGAATCAAATGGTCGGGGATCGACTCCCCGTCCGACCTCGACTGGCTCGGCATCTACTCGCCGCCGTCCTCTGCCCACGACAACTTCATTGGCTATGTTTTTCTGTCGTCATGTCCCACATGGGAATCTGGGTCGGGTTCGATCAGATTACCCCTGGTTAATCTCCGTGCTAACTACTCTTTTCGGATATTCCGGTGGTCCCGGTCCGAGGTCGACCCGACCCGGATGGACCACGACCACAATCCCTTGCCGGGGACAACGCATCTGGTGGCGGAGTCCGGGGAGGTGGGGTTCGGGGGCGGCGGGGGGCCGGAGCAGATCCATTTGGCGTACACGGATAGGGAGGATGAGATGCGGGTGATGTTCGTGACGGGGGACGCGGGCGTGAGGACTGTGAGGTATGGCTTGAGCAGGGACGCGATGCACAGGGTGGTGACGGCGGCGGTGGGGAGGTATGAGAGGGAGGACATGTGTGACTCGCCAGCGAATGAGAGTGTTGGGTGGAGAGATCCGGGGTTTATTCAAGATGCGGTGATGAGGAAATTGAAGAAAGGGAAGAGATATTATTATAAGGTCAGTAGAGCTTTTTCcggatttattaattttgatctCTGGTGTTGTTGAACTGTTTGATCGTTTCTGATTTGGCTAGCTGCAATTGGATTGAAATTTTTGATAACCCATCATTGATTATTTGGCAATTGTCTTGTCAATCTCAATTGGCTGGATTTGTTGATCTGGTTCAGTGATAATCTTGGATTTTCTCTGTTTGATTCACTTTGAAAATAGAGACTTGCTTAAACCGTTTTCAACATTTTCCTTTGCTTCCCttcatttttccaaaataaaaacgGGTTGCCAGTTCCTGTTCAGTTTGTTCTACTACATAATAGAGTTGGTTTAAACACAGCTATCAACCTTTTTAATATCGTGTCATGTGTCGTAAGTAATTTTACATAATGAAAACTACATAGATAACAGCATGTGTGCACATAAGAATGGAACACGTGATGATGTATGACCAATTTTCTGAAAGATTGTATGGTTAAAAGAGGTgaatatcatcaaatatcaaCCGAAACgaatgaaaaaaatcaatattagaaGTTTTGATGAAATCAGCTTGATAAAATATGGCATTTAAAATGTCATAGTTTTCATTGTAgaattcataaaataaactttGTGACATTTTAACCATAATTTCTAGTCCAAGTTCCAACTAGTCCTCAACGATTAAATTTTTGGTGTGTggcttattttcaattttgatttttctcaaaAGCCAAAGTATTCCATGTGTCACATCATGTACCATATATACTCTGTTGAGTATCATTTATGCATCTTAAGTATCTTAAGAGGAGAGATTGATTGGTGATTTGTATTGTATCTTATGTCATAAGTTTTCTACAATTGTACCTTTAATGTCGaatgttgttttcttttgctCATTTATGATTTATAGTTATCTTTTAGTTTCTATTATTTGATTTGGAAATAATTAACTGATATTGAGCCTGCTCACTGTTATCAGAGCTTATTCCATGCCTAATATCACCTTTATGAATTGCCATTGTGTCCCATCTCATCATAAGCTATATTGTTTATAAACAACACTCTTTAGAGGCCATGCCCTTTTCAGCTCATTGATTCGTGAACACTGcttaattggaaataaatatatatatatcatacaaGTTTTCTCTGGTTTACTTCAACCATGgcatatttgatatatttgtgaGCATCatgcattttcttttagatattaatCCACTGTTGCACGTAGTACATATCCTGTCAGCTTTCTTATCCACCATTAGGAATACTGATGGGTTTCTTGATAGGTTGGAAGTGATTCAGGAGGTTGGAGCGCAATTCACAACTTTATGTCACGGGATATGGACTCTGAAAAAACAATAGCTTTTCTATTTGGTGACATGGGGACAGCAACACCATACTCAACCTTTCTTCGTACACAAGAGGAAAGCGAGTCAACCGTTAAATGGATCCTCCGTGACATTGAGGCTCTTGATGACAACCCTGCCTTCATCTCGCATATTGGAGATATTAGCTATGCTAGAGGTTATTCATGGTTGTGGGACAATTTTTTCACTCAGGTTGAACCTATCGCCTCCAGACTCCCATACCATGTGTGTATTGGTAATCATGAATATGATTGGCCATTGCAGCCTTGGAAACCTGATTGGTCCTCCACAGTTTATGGAACAGATGGTGGCGGTGAATGTGGAGTGCCCTACAGCCTTAAGTTCAAAATGCCTGGAAACTCTTCAGAACTAACTGGAACCCGTGCCCCAGCCACTCGAAACCTCTTCTACTCATTTGATACGAAGGCAGTGCATTTTGTGTACATATCAACTGAGACCAATTTCCTTCCAGGGAGCAGCCAATATGACTTTATAAAGCAGGATTTGGAGTCAGTTGATCGGAAAAAAACCCCTTTTGTGGTTGTCCAAGGGCACAGACCAATGTACACAACAAGCAATGAACTTAGAGATGCCCCGGTGAGGGAGAGGATGCTCAAGTATTTGGAACCTCTTTTTGTGAAGAACAATGTGACCCTTGCACTCTGGGGTCATGTCCACAGATATGAGAGGTTTTGCCCAATAAATAACTTCACTTGTGGAAACATGGGATTGAATGGGGAATACCTGGGGGGATTGCCTGTTCATATCGTGATTGGGATGGCAGGGCAAGACTGGCAGCCCACATGGGAACCAAGACCAGACCACCCGAAGGACCCTGTCTACCCACAACCTAAATGGTCATTGTACCGTGGGGGTGAGTTTGGGTACACTAGGTTGGTTGCCACCAAAGAGAAGCTTACTCTTTCTTATGTAGGAAACCATGATGGTGAGGTGCATGATACTGTTGAGATTCTGGCATCTGGACAAGTTCTCAGTGGTGTTGGAGAGGATGATGCTCAACCCAGAGTTGAGGTGGCAGAGTACACATTTTCATGGTATGTTAAGGGGGCAAGTATCTTGGTGCTGGGGGCTTTTATGGGCTATGTTATTGGGTTCGTATCACATGCCAGGAGAGAAGCTGCCTTGAGAAAGAACTGGACTCCAGTGAAGATCGAAGATAGCTGAACTCCTGATCAGCATTGCAGCAAATTGTCAAACAAAGGCCCTCAGATTTCCTAGCTTCTATTACATTTTAAATCTCCATATCCAAGTAAATGTTGTGAAATGTAACTGTCTTAAATGTTGGAATAACTCTACACGGCAATTCTAGGCAGATGGGATAGGCCCCAGGGCCCTTATTAATTTGCTGTATGATGTCATATAAACCCTTCAGGATCTGTGTAAATATGCATTTTATAGCTGTTTTAATGTGaaagaaagtatttttatatgATCTGTCTTTAAAGAAACATGTACGAGTTTCAAGGTACATTTGTCCTTCACCTCTCTTTTTATCCTGTTTCAGCTGTTATAAACAATGCTTCAATCTTCAATACCCCATATGGAAAACAAGCCTGgaatttctaaataattatttctttagtAATATTCTTCTTGTCATTGTTCGATGAAAAGGTTTGCTCCATGGCTGAGGAGTGTTGAAACTGTACTGCTACTCTTGCATCCTTCCAGGAAAAATCTGATATCCTGATTTGTTTCTATCCTGTACATGGACGACTTTTAagaagtgattttttttccctgatAGTAAAGTACTCATGAGATATTCTAGGAAGTGAACATCATCGAAAAAACACTACTCAATTTGACTGTAAAAACGTTACTCAATTTGACTGTAATTTTGACCAGGAACACGAATTATATGATTATATCAAAGATATTTTTTGTGGGGACCTGGTTAACTGGTCAGGGATAAGGATCAGGCTTCGCATGCTCAGGTGAgctcatcttcttcatctttgaaTGAAATTGGATTTGGGGTATTCCATACTTACGTTTATAATAAAAATGGCGTTGGCATCCtgttcaccttcacttgtcatGCCACCCCCAACCCTCCATTTCCAACCCACCTCAGATCCTCCATACAAACTTCTCCAAAACCACCCGTCTCTCACTCTTCTCTCCACTTGCAAGAGCTTTCAAAACCTCAAGCAAATCCACTCCCAAATCATTAAGACTGGTCTCCACAATACCCAATTCGCCTTAAGCAAGCTCATTGAGTTTTGTGCCATTTCTCCATTTGGCAACCTTTCCTATGCTCTGTTACTATTTGAGTCCATTGAGCAGCCCAATCAGTTCATTTGGAACACCATGATTCGTGGGAACTCATTGAGCTCCTCCCCAGTGGGTGCCATAGATTTCTATGTTCGTATGCTTTTGTGTGGGGTTGAACCCAATTCTTATACTTTTCCTTTCCTGTTGAAGTCTTGTGCAAAAGTTGGAGCTACCCAAGAAGGGAAACAGATCCATGGCCATGTTTTGAAGCTTGGACTT is a genomic window of Vitis riparia cultivar Riparia Gloire de Montpellier isolate 1030 chromosome 1, EGFV_Vit.rip_1.0, whole genome shotgun sequence containing:
- the LOC117919805 gene encoding probable inactive purple acid phosphatase 2 — protein: MFPILPFCLFFVLAPPLLASSSPVSITLTAKTLAKSGDSIRIKWSGIDSPSDLDWLGIYSPPSSAHDNFIGYVFLSSCPTWESGSGSIRLPLVNLRANYSFRIFRWSRSEVDPTRMDHDHNPLPGTTHLVAESGEVGFGGGGGPEQIHLAYTDREDEMRVMFVTGDAGVRTVRYGLSRDAMHRVVTAAVGRYEREDMCDSPANESVGWRDPGFIQDAVMRKLKKGKRYYYKVGSDSGGWSAIHNFMSRDMDSEKTIAFLFGDMGTATPYSTFLRTQEESESTVKWILRDIEALDDNPAFISHIGDISYARGYSWLWDNFFTQVEPIASRLPYHVCIGNHEYDWPLQPWKPDWSSTVYGTDGGGECGVPYSLKFKMPGNSSELTGTRAPATRNLFYSFDTKAVHFVYISTETNFLPGSSQYDFIKQDLESVDRKKTPFVVVQGHRPMYTTSNELRDAPVRERMLKYLEPLFVKNNVTLALWGHVHRYERFCPINNFTCGNMGLNGEYLGGLPVHIVIGMAGQDWQPTWEPRPDHPKDPVYPQPKWSLYRGGEFGYTRLVATKEKLTLSYVGNHDGEVHDTVEILASGQVLSGVGEDDAQPRVEVAEYTFSWYVKGASILVLGAFMGYVIGFVSHARREAALRKNWTPVKIEDS